Proteins encoded in a region of the Sphingomonas japonica genome:
- a CDS encoding ATP-binding protein: MRSPFPFSAIVGQDEMKLALLIAAVDARVGGVMVFGDRGTGKSTAVRALAALLPPVPAGQVGYHAEGAAPAKGKAAVPFVDLPLGATEDRVVGALDLERALGAGVKAFEPGLLARANGGFLYIDEINLLEDHIVDLLLDVAASGENLVEREGLSVRHPARFVLIGSGNPEEGELRPQLLDRFGLSVEVRTPQAIADRVEILKRCDAFERDPAGFAQGWAAQEKKTLKRIARGRDLVGKVEMPDSILSRAARLCSAVGADGLRGELTLMRAARALAALEGAKVVADAHLDRVAALALRHRLRRNPLDDTGSTARIERAMGELAAA, translated from the coding sequence ATGCGTTCCCCATTTCCTTTCAGCGCGATCGTCGGCCAGGACGAGATGAAGCTGGCGCTGCTGATCGCCGCAGTCGATGCGCGGGTCGGGGGAGTGATGGTGTTCGGCGACCGCGGGACGGGTAAGTCGACCGCGGTGCGCGCGCTTGCCGCGCTGCTGCCGCCGGTGCCTGCGGGACAGGTAGGCTATCATGCCGAGGGGGCCGCCCCGGCCAAGGGCAAGGCGGCGGTGCCGTTCGTCGACCTGCCGCTGGGCGCGACCGAGGACCGGGTAGTGGGTGCGCTCGACCTCGAACGCGCGCTGGGGGCAGGGGTCAAGGCGTTCGAACCGGGGCTGCTGGCGCGGGCCAATGGCGGGTTCCTGTATATCGACGAGATCAACCTGCTCGAGGATCATATCGTCGACCTGCTGCTCGACGTCGCGGCGTCGGGCGAGAATCTGGTCGAGCGCGAGGGACTGAGCGTGCGGCATCCGGCGCGGTTCGTGCTGATCGGCAGCGGTAATCCCGAGGAGGGCGAACTTCGCCCGCAGTTGCTCGACCGCTTCGGATTGTCGGTCGAAGTGCGCACGCCGCAGGCCATCGCCGACCGGGTCGAGATATTGAAGCGCTGCGACGCGTTCGAGCGCGATCCGGCGGGGTTCGCGCAAGGCTGGGCGGCGCAGGAGAAGAAGACGCTCAAGCGGATCGCGCGCGGCCGCGATCTGGTCGGCAAGGTCGAGATGCCCGACAGCATTCTGTCGCGCGCGGCGCGGCTGTGCAGCGCGGTCGGCGCGGATGGCCTGCGCGGGGAATTGACCCTGATGCGTGCGGCGCGCGCGCTGGCGGCGCTGGAGGGGGCGAAGGTCGTGGCGGACGCGCATCTCGACCGGGTCGCGGCGCTGGCGCTGCGCCACCGGCTGCGGC
- a CDS encoding TspO/MBR family protein — MAIDWTPIVTAGGAALALGGIGGATTPIGQWYADLRKPSFQPPNWAFGPAWSVILTCAASAAVVAWNAADTPAERADILILYAVNALFFLLWSPLFFVAKRPDWARIEVVFLWGSVLALAIGLRPISPTASWLVAPYLAWVSFAAVLNHAIVRLNAPFAR, encoded by the coding sequence ATGGCAATCGACTGGACCCCGATCGTGACGGCGGGCGGCGCGGCGCTGGCGCTGGGCGGGATCGGCGGCGCCACCACCCCGATCGGGCAATGGTATGCCGATCTGCGCAAGCCGAGTTTCCAGCCGCCCAACTGGGCGTTCGGCCCGGCGTGGAGCGTGATCCTGACCTGCGCCGCCAGCGCCGCGGTGGTCGCGTGGAACGCTGCCGACACTCCGGCCGAGCGCGCCGACATCCTGATCCTCTACGCCGTCAACGCCCTGTTCTTCCTGCTGTGGAGCCCGCTGTTCTTCGTGGCGAAGCGTCCCGACTGGGCACGGATCGAGGTAGTTTTCCTGTGGGGATCAGTGCTCGCGCTGGCGATCGGGCTGCGGCCGATCTCGCCGACGGCGTCGTGGCTGGTCGCTCCGTATCTCGCCTGGGTCAGCTTCGCGGCAGTGCTCAACCACGCCATCGTGCGGCTCAACGCGCCCTTTGCGCGTTGA